In a genomic window of Pseudoxanthomonas sp. Root65:
- a CDS encoding amidase, whose protein sequence is MRRFPLPLGLMLALVACQPATPPAATVPAPTDFIYAELDISDLQARMQAGELDSRGLTQAYLDRIAAVDKAGPQLNAVIELNPDALKEAALRDVERRANAVRGPLHGIPVLLKDNIDAVPMATSAGSLALKDFRPGQDAFLVRRLREAGAVILGKTNLSEWANFRSTHSTSGWSGRGGQTRNPYALDRNPCGSSSGSAVAVSANLAAVSVGTETDGSILCPAAINGVVGLKPTVGLVSRQGILPISHSQDTAGPITRSVSDAALLLAALAGRDAADAATTQAAWNTAVDYSARLKPGALKGARIGVLRSKTAIHPDAAAALEGAIQVMREAGAIVVDAEIPTDGQWNADELELMLYEFKHGVERYLTERQAPLTTLTQLIGYNERYRVSEMPFFGQELFEQANSKGGLGETAYIAARSRARRLAGPEGIDAALKAQQLVALIAPTTGPAWLTDHKAGDHFPGSGYSAAAVAGYPSLTVPMGHSDGLPLGLVFMGTAWSEAQLIALGYDYEQRTRARKPPEYWPTLPARAVRR, encoded by the coding sequence ATGCGTCGATTCCCGCTGCCGCTTGGCCTGATGCTCGCCCTGGTGGCCTGCCAGCCGGCGACGCCTCCGGCCGCGACGGTGCCCGCCCCGACCGATTTCATCTACGCCGAGCTCGACATCAGCGACCTGCAGGCGCGCATGCAGGCGGGCGAACTGGACAGCCGCGGCCTGACGCAGGCCTACCTGGACCGTATCGCCGCCGTCGACAAGGCCGGGCCGCAGCTCAATGCGGTCATCGAACTGAATCCGGATGCCCTCAAGGAAGCCGCACTGCGCGACGTCGAGCGCCGCGCCAATGCCGTGCGCGGGCCGCTGCACGGCATTCCGGTGCTGCTCAAGGACAATATCGACGCGGTGCCGATGGCCACGTCTGCGGGCTCGCTGGCGCTGAAGGATTTCCGTCCCGGCCAGGACGCGTTTCTGGTGCGGCGCCTGCGCGAGGCCGGCGCGGTCATCCTGGGCAAGACCAACCTCAGCGAATGGGCGAATTTCCGTTCCACGCACTCCACCTCGGGCTGGAGCGGCCGCGGCGGGCAGACCCGCAACCCGTACGCGCTGGACCGCAACCCCTGCGGGTCGAGTTCCGGCAGTGCGGTGGCGGTATCGGCCAACCTCGCGGCGGTCAGCGTGGGCACCGAGACCGACGGCAGCATCCTCTGCCCCGCCGCCATCAACGGCGTGGTGGGACTGAAGCCGACCGTCGGCCTGGTCAGCCGGCAGGGCATCCTGCCCATCTCGCACAGCCAGGACACCGCCGGCCCCATCACCCGCAGCGTATCGGATGCCGCCCTGCTGCTGGCCGCGCTGGCCGGACGGGATGCCGCCGACGCCGCGACCACCCAGGCCGCCTGGAACACCGCGGTGGACTACAGCGCACGGCTGAAACCCGGCGCCTTGAAGGGCGCCCGCATCGGCGTACTGCGCAGCAAGACGGCGATCCACCCCGACGCGGCGGCCGCGCTGGAAGGCGCGATCCAGGTGATGCGCGAGGCCGGCGCGATCGTAGTCGATGCGGAGATCCCCACCGACGGCCAGTGGAACGCCGACGAACTGGAGCTGATGCTGTACGAGTTCAAGCATGGCGTGGAGCGCTACCTGACCGAACGCCAGGCGCCGCTGACCACGCTGACGCAGCTGATCGGCTACAACGAACGCTACCGAGTATCGGAAATGCCGTTCTTCGGCCAGGAGTTGTTCGAGCAGGCCAACAGCAAGGGCGGCCTGGGCGAGACGGCCTATATCGCCGCCCGCAGCCGCGCGCGCCGGCTGGCCGGCCCGGAAGGCATCGACGCCGCGCTCAAGGCCCAGCAACTGGTGGCGCTGATCGCCCCGACCACTGGTCCGGCGTGGCTCACCGACCACAAGGCCGGCGACCACTTCCCCGGGTCCGGCTACAGCGCCGCCGCCGTGGCAGGCTATCCCAGCCTGACCGTCCCGATGGGCCACAGCGATGGCCTGCCACTGGGCCTGGTGTTCATGGGCACGGCATGGAGCGAAGCGCAGTTGATCGCGCTGGGCTACGACTACGAACAGCGCACGCGGGCACGCAAGCCACCCGAGTATTGGCCCACGCTGCCGGCACGCGCTGTACGCCGCTGA